A portion of the Plodia interpunctella isolate USDA-ARS_2022_Savannah chromosome 4, ilPloInte3.2, whole genome shotgun sequence genome contains these proteins:
- the ADD1 gene encoding uncharacterized protein ADD1: MGETANSEGSTNEPEKPVQSTDVFPPFPKPEDTDFDEDIIFEERNYYKNKFLDLKVVQSYRLHCTACDRHLGCSAKNENRMRAHPMLRTLVCHTCHTFYNSGEFDKGDDGSELYCRWCGQGGQVYCCSDCPHVFCAKCIKRNLGMSKIKEIENTDDWKCFKCNPKCLWDLRALCWALLRYCDLKNKITYAIQDPDLKEVYQKDCALDHSECCRNKGKRKSKDDSKKKIDEKKDTDIKKPTASSVITKIPPTIQVKKFASMIDDSIGKQEKKAQKRPCSPKPKQVKFQPVNIAPGPAKLMNPIPISPANKKMKIGNTNFISPVRYPTIEKKTAMATYGRSKPVNIRPMPILTNHFNGFSNVNSFYNDNINLSLDSLTQGLDMAAVTSLGNNGFPNDVVCTPDFPLEPLCEVTEDNTDDDVQCITPGPVATPKVNVNSNTPPPLVARTNQSILSDASDNIIQMTENDVTVNAATGGLKFRVDPQTLSSNKMYRLPDGRIFAINANPAMPGGYSATIVAVTENLPGKVASKGATYAAKLSAVTTQTTPPVSKTTRPRLLNQNRIRTPKSTKTKGSDAISNISITSRSYDGEVPVEWFRYNLLDAVDSLEYSLSKLHKLKKEATSMYLRTRTINEMKSIHKSMDRLLHTSSTRFNEIRQNLNKEMKQYLNQKKSVDSNASEDDDDDVEILNDGQDDDPIFIDENSVDSNINDTNSQETHDVDLTTVSSDHNDSVENINDKEYSKNEEKSTLEEKKDDNISETSHTVVENENCDEGNRNNDDKVTDCEETGNGELTSQETGKEDTVSTDDKSNSRDNEKEGLSNVREEEITGNDNNLEKNYADMEDKTKDGEPMDGEVNIDKETENSIGSVEVDQNKDEDVNDVEIKGDAKEKSSKEDDEEKQLLDGDRTEVDCVGKIQDTDMSDEMIDNLLSEETSKEEILGT, encoded by the exons ATGGGCGAAACTGCCAACAGTGAAGGCTCTACAAATGAACCAGAGAAGCCGGTTCAGTCAACTGATGTATTCCCGCCTTTCCCTA AACCTGAAGATACGGACTTTGACGAAGATATCATTTTCGAAGAAAGAAATTACTACAAGAATAAGTTTTTGG atttaaaagttGTACAATCTTACCGACTACATTGTACAGCATGTGACCGTCACTTGGGATGCTCTGCAAAGAATGAAAACAGAATGCGTGCGCATCCTATGTTACGCACCTTGGTGTGTCACACATGTCATACGTTTTACAACAGTGGGGAGTTTGACAAAGGTGATGATGGTTCTGAGCTCTACTGCAGATGGTGTGGCCAGGGCGGCCAGGTTTATTGCTGCTCAGACTGTCCACATGTATTTTGTgct aaatgcATTAAACGTAATTTAggtatgtcaaaaataaaagaaattgagaaCACTGATGACTGGAAGTGCTTCAAGTGTAACCCAAAGTGTCTCTGGGATCTTCGAGCTTTATGTTGGGCACTTTTGCGATATtgtgatttgaaaaataa AATAACATACGCCATTCAAGATCCAGATTTGAAAGAGGTATATCAAAAGGATTGTGCGTTAGATCATTCTGAATGCTGCAGAAATAAAGGAAAGAGAAAATCGAAGGATGATTCTAAGAAGAAAATTGATGAGAAAAAGGATACAGATATTAAAAAACCTACTGCATCTTCTGTAATTACTAAAATTCCACCAACAATACAG gttaaaAAGTTTGCCTCAATGATAGATGATTCTATCGGAAAACAAGAAAAGAAAGCTCAAAAACGTCCATGTAGTCCTAAACCAAAACAGGTGAAATTTCAACCTGTAAATATTGCACCTGGACCGGCAAAATTAATGAATCCAATACCAATATCTCCTGCAAACAAAAAGATGAAG atcggcaatacaaattttatatcacCCGTAAGGTATCCCACTATAGAAAAAAAGACTGCTATGGCAACTTATGGTCGCTCGAAGCCTGTAAATATAAGACCAATGCCAATACTGACAAATCATTTTAATGGATTTAGTAATgtcaattcattttataacgATAACATCAACTTATCACTGGATAGTCTAACACAG ggATTGGATATGGCAGCAGTTACATCACTTGGTAACAATGGCTTTCCAAATGATGTTGTTTGCACTCCTGATTTTCCATTGGAGCCATTGTGCGAg GTCACAGAAGACAATACTGATGATGATGTCCAATGCATTACGCCCGGACCAGTTGCTACACCAAAAGTAAACGTAAATTCTAATACGCCTCCACCACTAGTAGCTCGGACAAACCAATCTATTTTGTCTGACGCCTCTGATAACATTATACAAATGACAGAAAATGATGTTACTGTAAATGCTGCTACTGGAGGCTTAAAGTTTCGTGTCGATCCGCAAACTTTGTCCTCTAACAAAATGTATCGGTTGCCAGACGGGCGTATATTCGCTATAAATGCAAATCCTGCTATGCCAGGAGGCTATTCAGCTACAATTGTTGCTGTCACAGAAAATTTGCCTGGTAAAGTAGCATCGAAAGGGGCTACGTATGCAGCCAAATTAAGTGCTGTTACTACTCAAACCACTCCTCCAGTCTCCAAAACAACTCGTCCACGattattaaatcaaaacaGAATTCGTACACCAAAATCAACTAAGACAAAAGGATCTGAtgctatttcaaatatttcgaTTACTTCTAGATCATATGATGGAGAGGTTCCTGTTGAGTGGTTCAGGTATAATCTCTTAGATGCTGTAGATTCTTTGGAATATTCATTATCAAAATtacataagttaaaaaaagaagCTACATCTATGTATTTACGAACTCGCACTATTAACGAAATGAAAAGTATTCATAAGTCAATGGATCGTTTGTTACACACCTCATCTACGagatttaatgaaattcggcaaaacttgaataaagaaatgaaacaATATCTTAATCAGAAAAAAAGTGTGGATTCTAATGCAAGtgaagatgatgatgatgatgttgaaatattaaatgatgGTCAAGATGACGATccaatatttattgatgaaaattcagttgattcaaatataaatgatacaaATTCCCAAGAAACTCATGATGTAGACCTTACAACTGTGAGTAGTGATCACAATGACAGTGTTGAAAACATAAATGACAAGGAATATTctaaaaatgaagaaaaatccactttagaagaaaaaaaagatgaTAATATTTCAGAAACTTCTCATACTGTAGTTGAAAACGAGAATTGTGATGAAGGGAATCGTAATAACGATGACAAAGTAACAGATTGTGAGGAAACCGGAAATGGAGAACTAACATCTCAAGAAACTGGAAAAGAGGACACAGTGTCAACCGATGATAAATCAAATAGCAGAGATAACGAAAAAGAGGGCTTAAGCAATGTCCGAGAAGAAGAAATAACAGgcaatgataataatttggaaaaaaattacGCTGACATGgaagataaaacaaaagatgGTGAACCTATGGATGGTGaagtaaatattgataaagagACAGAAAACAGCA